The following DNA comes from Verrucomicrobiota bacterium.
CATAATCGCGCGAGTATAATCAGACTTGTCCCAAGGGCAAATCTATATCTCCATTTTCTTTTTGTCCGGACACATCCCCTTTGGATGGTTAGGACCGGGTTATTCGATATTCTGGATTTGCTCGCGGACTTTCTCGAGTTCCGCCTTCATTTCGACGACCCTTTGGGAAATCTCCACATTATTGGCCTTTGAACCAATGGTATTGACCTCACGATTTAACTCCTGGATCAGGAAGTCGAGTGTGCGTCCGACGGGATCTTTACTATTCAGTGCTTCCTGCATCTGGGCGAAATGGCTTTTTAACCGGGTCAACTCCTCGGTAATATCTGAGCGGTCGGCAAAAAAGACGATTTCTTTAATCAACCTTTCATCATCAAGATCAATTTGCACGCCCGCAGCCTTAATCCGTTCATGCAGAGACTTCCTATGTTTTTGGACCACCAAAGGGGACAAGGCTGCAATTTGCGCGTGCAATTTGCGTAAGTTTTTGAGCCTTTCCATGAGTTCTTTCTTCAAAAATGCCCCTTCCTTCAAACGCATCTTTAGCAAGGCACCAAGAGCATTTTGCAAGGACTTCTGTACGGTCGGCCAAGCGGAATCCGCATTGAGAGTGGGCGTGGGGGCATTTAAAATCCCGGGGATCCGTAGCAGGGTCTCGATCCTGACCTCACCGGACAAACCCAAATCTTTTTGTAATTTGCGCAGGCCCTTGAGTGCATGGCGGGCCACATCTTCATTCAGGAGCGAGACATTTTGCTCGTTCCCATCACCGGACTGCATGGTTATCGACACACTGAGTTTACCTCGGACGACCTTGTGGGAAATCTCCTCGCGGATGCGCGGCTCCAGATTTTCGATCTCCCTGGGGAAACGCACGAATATATCCCGCGCCTTTTGGTTTACCGAGCTGATTTCACAGACAATCGCCAGATTTTTGGAACGTGATTCACCGCGGCCGTAGCCAGTCATTGATTTCATCATTTTGTGTCGTGGACATTACGCCCTTCCGCGACTCTTGTCATGGCTTAAGTCACAAAAAATCATTGCCCGTAAAGATTGGTTTATTTTGCGCGCCAGATTTGGCCTCCCCTTCCTCAAGGCTTCTTCGACTCACCGGCACAGGAGGGGTCGTACACACCTAAAAGCTCTTCATAGACTTCTATGAGGATGATTTTATAAATCAGGTAAACGGGTATCACCATGATGACTCCCATGATCCCGAAGGCTGTCCCCCCCATAATAATCAGGACAACTGTCAGGAGTGGGTCGATACTGACCCGGTCGGATAACATAAAAGGAATCAGATAAAAATTATCGATAGCCTGAGCAATCACGACGGTGATCACCACTCCACCTACTGCGATGTAATCCTGCAAAAGCAGGGATACCACAAGGGGGGCGATGATTCCTAATACCGGCCCGATAAAATCAATCACATTCAACGCCCCGGCCAACACCCCGAAAATCAACCATCCCTTCACCCCGGCCACATAAAAGCCTAGACAACAAATCCCACCCACCAAGATACTCTCCACCACACGCGCCGCGAGGTAATCGCGTAACATGCTATTAATATTGCCCGTCGCACGGCTATAACGGTAGGCGATTTTTGCCGGGAGGTGACTGATAATGCCACGGCGCATATCCTCGCGCTTACGGAAATAATAATAAAACATCAAAGGAATCAGAAGAGACCCATATATCATCACATAGGTCGTGGCAATAAACCCGTCACTCATTTGACGTTCAAACACTTGTACCATATTGACAAAATTATCCTTTGTCAGGATCTCCTCACGGAACCAGACAGGCAAAATGCCATGGACACTTTTTTCATAGAAGACCGCGGCATCCTGTCCCTTGTGCGCAAATTGCTCTAAGGCCCGGCTCACTTGGTTGAGTGAATCCCCCATCAAATAAATAATCGCCACCACCCAGAGTAAACTCAAGCTGACGGCATTCACCACCTTCGTCAGGGGCGACATCTTATTCGAGATCATCCGTGACCGGTAATCATTCACGAGTTTTTCCGCCATGACCAAAAGACATACACCCGTCAGGAACGTCAAAAAAAGGTATTCAAAATACAGGCACAAAGCCAAGGCGGCCGTGAGAAGAATAATCATCACGACCATCCTGGACCAGATTTCAGGTTTCAGGCTCAGCTTCATACCGGGGGACAAAGCTCCCGTTTAGGTGATAAAAATGCCAGACGGTATAGGGCGCAAAGAACCATACATGCCATCATCCCGATAATTGTTTCCACGAGGATCTGCCCCCAAAGGGAGGGATTCTTCAGTTCCGCCATGGTCATGATCCCCGCCAGATAAAATGACGCTAAATTCAGGATATGTCCCACGAGAAGCGAACTAAACGCGATCAGGTCGGAATATTTGCGTGATAATACCCCGGCCAAAAAACCCATGATCGCATGGGGGATAGCCGCCAGGATATCTATCCCGTCGATTTGAGTGCCCATGGCGAAAAACTCCGGCAATAATCCATTCACCACCGCGGCAAAAAATCCCACGACAAAACCCATCCATCTCCCGAAAAGCACTCCGGCGAGAACCGGAATGACCATATTCACCGCAATCGTCCCACCGGTGACAAAGGGATTTGGTTGAATCGAACGCGCGTTCCCAATCAGCAGGTACAGGGAAATAAAGACCAAAGCTGTGATGCCAAATTTCCGCCCGCAGGATTTAATCTGTTTTTCGAATTGGTCGAGGTGCTTGCTGATTTCCATAGAGGTAAAGTTTGTGACGGATATAAAACAATGCCTGATTGCCCCCAGAAATCCAACCATAACGAAGATAATATTCCTGCTCGGGTACAGTCCGCCCAGAGTCCTGGAATTTATAGTCGAGAAACTACAATGATGCGCGTATATCTGGTGCTCTAATGAATTTCCCATTACCCAGCCGCCAAATCCATTTAGACTTCCACACTTCCGAATACATCAAAGGAATCAGCCATAAATTCAACCGCGCCGGGTTCCAAAAAGCCTTAAAAACCGGGCACGTGAATTCTGTCACCCTTTTTGCGAAGTGCCACCATAGCCTTTGTTATTACCCGACTGACATCGGTATCCGGCATCCCCATTTAAAATTCGACCTGCTGGGCGAGCAAATTGCTCGTCCTGGGTGAGAGTCTCCTGGAAAAGGTTTTCGGCAAAGTCATTCTCGATGCCGGCGTCAAATACATCGGCCCCGCTAAATTCGACTGCGACTACCTGAAAGTCGGAAAGGAACTCTCTCGGAATATGGTCACGTCCCCTCTCCTGAATTATACCCCCCCCCCGCGTTACACAGCGACCAAGGCCACCGTACTGGCGGAAATTTATGAACCATTCTTCTCGTGCACTTACGGCAAATTCTGTTCACACCAAAATACCGCTAACCAGGAAAAACCTGCCCGGCACAGCGGCGCATTCCGCCACGGTAATATCATTTTCCTGCCACATGCCCTCGGCGCCATTTACCAGCCTCATGGCGCACGACTACACCGGGATTTATTCCTCAATGCATTAGGGCTCCTCTACAAAAAGCCTGTCGTGGAAATCCGTCTCCCTAGCGAAGGCCGGATCAACCTCTGGCACCAACCCCAAAACCGCCGTTACGTCCTCCACCTGCTCTACGCCAGCCCGATCCAACGCGGACGCTGCTCGATCATCGAAGATATCGTCACGCTGCATGACATCAAGGTCAGCTTACGTGTTCCCCAGAAAATCAAACGTGTCAAAGTCCCCCTAGAAAAAGCCGCACTACCAGTCAAAAACTCCCGCGGCCAAGCAACCGTGACCGTCCCCAGTCTCACCATGCACCAAGTCGTTGTTTTCGAGTATTAACACCGAGCAGAAAGATCCTCTAGCAGGCAGGGCCGCTCCCCCTCACGGATTAAGCGGAAAAAACTTTGCGTTCCTTCCCAAACTTTAGGTGAAACCCCCGCTTTTGAAACTTCTTCCTTCGTGATCTTCGTGGTGAAATCTCCCCCCCTTTGGCGGACTGGTGCCGTGAAACTTCGTTTTAGACTAAACCTTTTGCTGCGATATCCCGGCGGCAGAAGGCACCGGAAAAATGAATTTGATCAACGGCAGCATAAGCTCTTTGGCGTGCGGCCGGGAGGGAATCCTCCAAGGCAGTGACCCCGAGCACACGCCCACCGGAATTTATCACTGCACCGTCTTTAAGGGATGTCCCAGCATGGAATACCACGACACCGGGCATTTCGGAGGCGTGATCCAGTCCGGTAATAGGATTATCCTTTTGGTAATTACCGGGATACCCGCCCGAAGCGACGACCACACAAATAGCAGTTTGTGTATTCCACCGGATTTCCTGACCGGCGAGTGTCCCATCGACACAGGCATGGCAAACCTCCACGAGATCACTCTCCATCCGCCGCATGTAGCTCTGTGTCTCCGGATCACCAAACCGGGCATTAAACTCTAGGACTTTCGGCCCGTCTGTGGTCAGGATCAATCCAGGAAAGAGGATCCCCCGGTAATCGATATTTTCTTTCCGGCAACCTTCCATAAAACGTTCAAATACCTCTTCAGCAATTTGCGCGATATCTGCGTCACTGGCGAAAGGAACAGGGCTAAAGGTTCCCATCCCCCCTGTATTTAAACCGGTATCGCCTTCCCCTACCCGTTTATGGTCCTGGGCGATCGGCATCATCGCAAAGGTCTTGCCGTCGACGAATGCATGGGCACTGATCTCCGGCCCGGTCAAGAACTCCTCGATGAGGATTTTTTCACCGGCCGCACCAAAAACTTTTTTCACTAACATATCATCAATAGCCGCCTCCGCCTCTGCCGCATTTTGCGCGATAATCACGCCTTTACCGAGGGCGAGTCCGTCGGCTTTGATCACTTGGGGAAAGGGCCAATCCCGGGAACATGCCAGTGCCTTTGTCACATCTGTAAACTGCTCACTGCGGGCGGTGGGGATATGATGCCTGAGACAGAATTCCTTCGTAAAAACCTTGCTCGCCTCAAATTGCGCGGCTTTCTGATTCGGACCAAATGTTTTGAATCCGTTAGCCGTAAACAGGTCCACGATCCCGAGGGCCAAGGGGTTATCCGGGCCGACAATCGTTAGATCAGGCTGGAATTCACGCGCAAGCTCCAGCAGGGCCGAAAGGTCTTCCAGTGAAACAGCCCGCGTCTGCGCAATTTGCGCAATCCCGGGATTTCCGGGGGCACAAAGGATCGAACCCACTAACGGACTGCGGGCGATTTTCCAGCACAGCGCGTGTTCGCGGCCACCACCACCGATGACAAAAATTTTCTGAGACATGATAAAAAGAAAATAACCATGAAGCACTAGACGGGGAAAGAGAAAAATCCTCAGGCGGGCCGGATAGCCGTGGCGAGAATGGTTTGGAAGTGGGGGGCCTGGTCTTCGCGGGAAACGATATCCACACGGATTTTTTCAAACCCAGCCTCTTCGATCCATTTACGAAGATCACCCTGTGAAAAGCCCAGCCAGTGATCCCCATACATTTGACGGGCCTGGTCGAAGTTATGTTCGTTCAAATCCAAAATCACGAGTTTACCGCTCGGGCGGAGCAATTTGCGCGCAGCGGCCAAGGCACGGCGGGGGTTGGCCGCGTGGTGGAGGGCTTGACTGAGTAAGACAATATCCACGGACTCCTCGTCCAAGGGCGGTTCTTCGATATCCCCTTGGCGGAATTCCAAATTCTTTAGCCCGTTCTTTTTGGCTTGTTCACGCCC
Coding sequences within:
- the purD gene encoding phosphoribosylamine--glycine ligase, whose product is MSQKIFVIGGGGREHALCWKIARSPLVGSILCAPGNPGIAQIAQTRAVSLEDLSALLELAREFQPDLTIVGPDNPLALGIVDLFTANGFKTFGPNQKAAQFEASKVFTKEFCLRHHIPTARSEQFTDVTKALACSRDWPFPQVIKADGLALGKGVIIAQNAAEAEAAIDDMLVKKVFGAAGEKILIEEFLTGPEISAHAFVDGKTFAMMPIAQDHKRVGEGDTGLNTGGMGTFSPVPFASDADIAQIAEEVFERFMEGCRKENIDYRGILFPGLILTTDGPKVLEFNARFGDPETQSYMRRMESDLVEVCHACVDGTLAGQEIRWNTQTAICVVVASGGYPGNYQKDNPITGLDHASEMPGVVVFHAGTSLKDGAVINSGGRVLGVTALEDSLPAARQRAYAAVDQIHFSGAFCRRDIAAKGLV
- a CDS encoding AI-2E family transporter, whose product is MKLSLKPEIWSRMVVMIILLTAALALCLYFEYLFLTFLTGVCLLVMAEKLVNDYRSRMISNKMSPLTKVVNAVSLSLLWVVAIIYLMGDSLNQVSRALEQFAHKGQDAAVFYEKSVHGILPVWFREEILTKDNFVNMVQVFERQMSDGFIATTYVMIYGSLLIPLMFYYYFRKREDMRRGIISHLPAKIAYRYSRATGNINSMLRDYLAARVVESILVGGICCLGFYVAGVKGWLIFGVLAGALNVIDFIGPVLGIIAPLVVSLLLQDYIAVGGVVITVVIAQAIDNFYLIPFMLSDRVSIDPLLTVVLIIMGGTAFGIMGVIMVIPVYLIYKIILIEVYEELLGVYDPSCAGESKKP
- a CDS encoding YicC/YloC family endoribonuclease, which produces MKSMTGYGRGESRSKNLAIVCEISSVNQKARDIFVRFPREIENLEPRIREEISHKVVRGKLSVSITMQSGDGNEQNVSLLNEDVARHALKGLRKLQKDLGLSGEVRIETLLRIPGILNAPTPTLNADSAWPTVQKSLQNALGALLKMRLKEGAFLKKELMERLKNLRKLHAQIAALSPLVVQKHRKSLHERIKAAGVQIDLDDERLIKEIVFFADRSDITEELTRLKSHFAQMQEALNSKDPVGRTLDFLIQELNREVNTIGSKANNVEISQRVVEMKAELEKVREQIQNIE